A portion of the Tamandua tetradactyla isolate mTamTet1 chromosome 16, mTamTet1.pri, whole genome shotgun sequence genome contains these proteins:
- the LOC143658502 gene encoding uncharacterized protein LOC143658502 produces MEALQGGVPQAEVLGAAWGPEERPRMAPRPLAEDRAGKCSAQERDLRGGTAGGGPTPPGAGPQGCGLSGSSSAGACPLAWEPCGAPSSRNPSQEFHPRERASRCSAATGASSQSSCLATLGRDSAGAQHPTCHPCGDRANSRGCPRARHCRGCTGDRPRHLGVDLPAFPVSLPHPERVPAAPAQRLYACAECGKAFARTSSLLQHERIHTGERPYACPECGRAFVRCSGLHRHQKTHAAARPRRNCLRGRPGPPRRETAAGAKPFACAECAQAFSLFSHLVEHWRVHTGEKPYACPECGKAFNQRSNLSRHRRTHSSARPYACALCEKAFKGRSGLLQHQRAHTGERPYGCPECGKAFRGCSELRQHERLHSGEKPYICRDCGQAFVRNCSLVRHRRVHTGERPYACGQCGRAFSQRSNLNEHQKRHAGHAAR; encoded by the coding sequence ATGGAGGCTCTGCAGGGAGGAGTCCCCCAGGCCGAGGTCTTGGGAGCTGCCTGGGGTCCTGAGGAGAGGCCCAGGATGGCGCCAAGGCCCCTCGCGGAGGACAGAGCCGGGAAGTGCTCCGCTCAGGAAAGGGACCTGCGTGGGGGGACGGCAGGTGGCGGGCCAACTCCCCCAGGAGCGGGCCCCCAGGGCTGCGGCCTTAGTGGGAGCTCCAGTGCAGGGGCCTGTCCCCTTGCGTGGGAGCCGTGTGGCGCCCCCTCCTCTCGGAACCCGTCCCAGGAATTCCACCCCAGGGAGCGCGCCTCTCGGTGCTCGGCGGCTACAGGGGCCTCCAGCCAGAGTTCCTGTCTGGCCACGCTTGGCAGAGACTCCGCCGGGGCGCAGCACCCCACTTGCCACCCTTGTGGCGACCGAGCAAACTCCCGGGGCTGTCCGCGGGCGCGGCACTGCCGGGGGTGCACGGGTGACAGACCGCGTCACCTTGGGGTGGACCTGCCGGCCTTCCCGGTCTCCCTGCCGCACCCCGAGCGCGTCCCTGCAGCCCCAGCCCAGCGGCTGTACGCGTGCGCCGAGTGCGGCAAGGCCTTTGCGCGCACCTCCAGCCTGCTGCAACACGAGCGCATCCACACCGGCGAGCGGCCCTATGCGTGCCCCGAGTGCGGCCGCGCCTTCGTGCGCTGCTCGGGCCTCCACCGTCACCAGAAGACGCACGCGGCCGCGCGGCCCCGGAGGAACTGCCTGCGAGGGCGCCCAGGCCCCCCCCGGCGGGAGACCGCGGCAGGCGCCAAGCCGTTCGCCTGCGCCGAGTGCGCCCAGGCCTTCAGCCTCTTCTCGCACCTCGTGGAGCACTGGCGCGTGCACACGGGCGAGAAGCCGTACGCGTGCCCCGAGTGCGGCAAGGCCTTCAACCAGCGCTCCAACCTCAGCCGCCACCGGCGCACGCATAGCAGCGCCCGGCCCTACGCGTGCGCGCTCTGCGAGAAGGCCTTCAAGGGCCGCTCGGGGCTGCTGCAACACCAGCGCGCGCACACCGGTGAGCGGCCCTACGGCTGCCCAGAGTGCGGCAAGGCCTTCCGCGGCTGCTCCGAGCTGCGCCAGCACGAGCGCCTGCACTCAGGAGAGAAGCCCTACATCTGCCGCGACTGTGGCCAGGCCTTCGTGCGCAACTGCAGCCTGGTGCGCCACCGACGCGTGCACACGGGCGAGCGGCCCTACGCGTGCGGCCAGTGTGGCCGCGCCTTCAGCCAGCGCTCCAACCTCAACGAGCACCAGAAGCGGCACGCGGGCCACGCGGCGCGCTGA
- the A1BG gene encoding alpha-1B-glycoprotein has protein sequence MEVLLGALLLGGLVLGPEAEAFTYVDPRPSLWAEAKWQPEPWTDVQLRCHAFWDTQDFQLFRDGVALEPVRLAEPGHDHPFPLGTGTAARGLYRCRSGGPSQWTGLSNLVEVTGTEALPPPSLSAEPVSWITSGLNTTLLCRGALRGVTFLLRREGDKDFLEVAEAPTDAKAIFPVHAAGNYTCSYRTHSGGAPSEPSAAVSLEELAAPPAPQLSPGSSAALVVRPGTKVTLTCVAPLSGVTFELRRGGEAVLVPMSSTSPDRVFFHLGEPAPAHSGLYTCRYQLRTPGAAWSADSAPAELLLSDWTLPAPELSAEPADLSLAPGALVRLRCVAPRAGLRFALLRDVGSWSRVQRSLLPAGPEALFELRDVWLRDSANYSCVYVDPEPPFAGSAPSALVQLRVDGPPPRPQLRPLWHGVVAPGRDAVLHCESGVSDVAFELLRDGEEVEVVRSWASGPGADLVLTYVGPQHAGNYSCRYRSGWPQPFLSELSDPVELRVAVS, from the exons ATGGAGGTGCTGCTGGGCGCGCTGCTGCTGGGCG GCCTCGTCCTGGGCCCAGAGGCCGAGGCGTTCACGT ATGTGGACCCCCGGCCCAGCCTGTGGGCGGAGGCCAAGTGGCAGCCGGAGCCCTGGACCGACGTGCAGCTGCGCTGCCACGCGTTCTGGGACACGCAGGACTTCCAGCTGTTCAGGGATGGGGTGGCCCTGGAGCCGGTGCGCCTCGCGGAGCCCGGCCACGACCACCCATTCCCGCTGGGGACCGGGACCGCAGCGCGGGGCCTCTACCGCTGCCGCTCCGGCGGGCCAAGCCAGTGGACTGGGCTGAGCAACCTGGTGGAGGTGACCGGCACAG aagccctgcccccaccctcgcTTTCGGCCGAACCGGTGTCCTGGATCACATCCGGCCTGAACACCACGCTGCTGTGCCGCGGGGCGCTGCGGGGCGTGACCTTCCTCCTGAGGAGGGAGGGCGACAAGGACTTTCTGGAGGTTGCGGAGGCCCCCACGGACGCGAAGGCCATTTTTCCCGTGCACGCCGCGGGCAACTACACCTGCAGCTACCGGACCCACTCCGGGGGCGCCCCCTCGGAGCCCAGCGCCGCCGTGAGCCTGGAGGAGCTGG CCGCGCCGCCCGCGCCCCAGCTGAGCCCCGGCAGCAGCGCCGCCCTCGTCGTGCGCCCCGGCACCAAAGTCACCCTCACGTGCGTGGCGCCCCTGAGCGGCGTGACCTTCGAGCTGCGGCGGGGCGGGGAGGCCGTGCTGGTGCCCATGAGCTCCACCAGTCCCGACCGCGTCTTCTTCCACCTGGGGGAGCCGGCCCCGGCCCACAGCGGCCTCTACACCTGCCGTTACCAGCTGCGCACCCCGGGGGCCGCCTGGTCCGCCGACAGCGCGCCCGCCGAGCTGCTGCTGAGCGACT GGACGCTTCCCGCGCCCGAGCTCTCGGCGGAGCCCGCGGACCTGAGTCTCGCGCCCGGCGCGCTGGTGCGGCTGCGGTGcgtggcgccccgggccggcctGCGCTTCGCCCTGCTGCGCGACGTCGGGAGCTGGTCCCGCGTGCAACGCAGCCTGCTCCCCGCGGGGCCCGAGGCCCTCTTCGAGCTGCGCGACGTGTGGCTGCGGGACTCGGCCAACTACAGCTGCGTCTACGTGGACCCGGAGCCGCCGTTCGCGGGCTCGGCGCCTAGCGCGCTCGTGCAGCTGCGTGTGGACG GGCCCCCGCCAAGGCCTCAGCTCCGGCCTCTGTGGCACGGGGTGGTAGCCCCGGGCCGGGACGCGGTCCTGCACTGCGAGAGCGGAGTGTCCGACGTGGCCTTTGAGCTGCTGCGGGACGGCGAGGAGGTCGAGGTGGTGCGGAGCTGGGCCAGCGGCCCTGGAGCAGACCTGGTGCTGACCTACGTGGGACCCCAGCACGCCGGCAACTACAGTTGCCGCTACCGCTCCGGGTGGCCCCAGCCTTTCCTGTCGGAGCTCAGCGACCCTGTAGAGCTCCGCGTGGCCG TTTCGTGA
- the ZSCAN22 gene encoding LOW QUALITY PROTEIN: zinc finger and SCAN domain-containing protein 22 (The sequence of the model RefSeq protein was modified relative to this genomic sequence to represent the inferred CDS: inserted 7 bases in 6 codons; deleted 1 base in 1 codon; substituted 2 bases at 2 genomic stop codons) has protein sequence MAVPRRPLSPRPGTQGSFLRVKVEAEEAGXPQGQCSPPPTPEAARLQFXHFRYQAAAGPHEALVGLRELCCQWLWLEAHSKEQILELLVLEQFLGALPPEIQAWVGGQHPESSCPCRSCGPGAWQHRPNRPTLGQSGQFPKGEPGAELSEGPDARQAAELGVPCTPLGLPCAGPRVRVQRSHRDPSLSLPQGCWLRTLELPPNEGSGAGWMGVAALTTSRVRDLPGQGERGAVLGRPQRPSLRSGQPELIGQDRGLLSRGGMGTWLPPSAALARVVLGLSSLPQRDTRIHLAPWTWASISPGPPGGRGAHRVDQGSPSEELPGSPVLLPEGVWVSGGGIAVPSVACAPPSKDTRLWLRVRLAQGDSWLIGAASLQPSWKRARAEAPARDPGLQQGAGQRRETPVPTLAAGHLAGRVFQHLGLVLRQWMTLCFGLFRGGGGGPGPEPTQASCKQGDSQGSEPSDTVTETLVGDVFLGPSFGDAGEPMGSSGRWEGLSEETWPKAVVQETDFRKTSGSHKGAPTDQPGCECGAXGNSPNMWPSFASQETAPSEEKVDSLDGYGMEPPHRHSERKSSKCGMCGKTFKSPSALEAHQKSHHRKTPXTCSECGRAFPXTTHLTQHRRIHTGERPYRCRECGKTFSRSTHLTQHQGVHSGERLYECDACAKAFSQSPHLTRGAGAAQRTHTGEKPYECNVCGRAFSDCSAVIXHLRVHSGEKPYQCKICPKAFAQSSSXHGRTHTGEKPHKCSDXGKAFGRSSALVVHLRGRIPVPQ, from the exons ATGGCTGTCCCCAGGAGGCCCCTGAGCCCACGGCCCGGGACGCAGGGCAGCTTCCTGCGAGTGAAGGTGGAGGCTGAGGAGGCGG CCCCCCAGGGCCAGTgcagccccccacccacccctgaggCTGCACGCCTGCAGTTCTGACACTTCCGCTACCAGGCAGCGGCAGGTCCCCACGAGGCACTGGTCGGGCTGCGTGAGCTGTGCTGCCAGTGGCTGTGGCTCGAGGCGCACTCCAAGGAGCAGATACTGGAGCTGCTGGTGCTGGAACAGTTCCTGGGTGCACTGCCCCCCGAGATCCAGGCCTGGGTGGGGGGCCAGCACCCTGAGAGCAGCTGTCCTTGTCGAAGCTGTGGGCCAGGTGCTTGGCAGCACAG ACCGAACAGACCTACACTAGGCCAGTCAG GGCAGTTCCCCAAAGGAGAGCCAGGTGCTGAGCTGAGCGAGGGGCCAGATGCTAGGCAGGCAGCAGAGCTGGGCGTGCCCTGCACCCCTCTGGGACTGCCCTGTGCTGGCCCCCGGGTCCGAGTGCAGAGATCTCATAGAGACCCAAGCCTCAGTTTACCCCAG GGCTGTTGGCTGAGGACTCTTGAGCTCCCCCCCAACGAaggctctggggctggctggatGGGAGTGGCCGCCCTGACCACATCCCGGGTAAGGGATCTGCCTGGCCAGGGAGAGCGGGGGGCAGTACTGGGGCGGCCACAGCGACCCTCCCTGAGAAGTGGACAACCGGAGCTCATAGGCCAGGACCGTGGGCTGCTGTCCCGTGGGGGCATGGGGACATGGCTGCCTCCCTCTGCTGCACTTGCCAGGGTCGTCCTGGGTCTGTCCTCGCTGCCCCAAAGGGACACCAG GATCCACCTTGCCCCCTGGACGTGGGCTTCCATTTCTCCTGGGCCCCCTGGAGGCCGGGGTGCGCACAGGGTAGATCAGGGTTCACCCTCTGAGGAGCTGCCCGGCTCTCCAGTGCTGCTCCCCGAGGGCGTCTGG GTCTCTGGTGGCGGCATCGCCGTCCCCTCTGTGGCCTGTGCGCCTCCTTCGAAGGACACCAGGCTCTGGCTTCGGGTCCGCCTTGCCCAGGGCGAC TCCTGGCTCATCGGGGCAGCCTCGCTACAGCCCAGCTGGAAACGGGCGCGAGCTGAAGCCCCAGCCAGGGATCCTGGGCTGCAGCAGGGAGCCGGGCAGCGGCGGGAGACCCCAGTTCCCACGTTA GCTGCTGGCCACCTTGCTGGCAGAGTCTTCCAGCACCTTGGCTTAGTTCTCAG ACAATGGATGACGCTGTGCTTTGGGTtgtttcgggggggggggggggggccaggaCCTGAGCCCACGCAGGCCAGCTGCAAGCAGGGTGACTCTCAAGGGTCAGAGCCATCAGACACAGTCACGGAGACCCTCGTGGGAGATGTCTTTCTGGGGCCCAGTTTTGGAGATGCAGGTGAGCCCATGGGCAGCTCAGGAAGGTGGGAAGGACTCTCAGAGGAGACCTGGCCAAAAGCTGTTGTCCAAGAGACAGATTTCAGGAAAACTTCAGGGTCTCACAAGGGTGCCCCCACAGACCAACCTGGCTGTGAATGTGGTG TTGGGAACAGTCCCAACATGTGGCCAAGCTTTGCCTCACAAGAGACGGCTCCTTCAGAAGAGAAAGTCGATTCATTGGATGGTTATGGGATGGAGCCCCCT CACAGGCACTCAGAAAGGAAATCCTCCAAGTGTGGCATGTGCGGGAAAACATTCAAGAGCCCCTCGGCCCTTGAGGCCCATCAGAAAAGCCACCACAGGAAAACTC ATACCTGCAGTGAGTGTGGGAGAGCCTTCCCCTGAACCACCCACTTAACTCAGCACcggagaattcacactggagagagacCCTACAGATGCAGGGAATGTGGCAAAACCTTCAGCCGCAGCACCCACCTCACCCAACACCAGGGGGTCCACAGTGGGGAGCGGCTCTACGAGTGCGATGCGTGTGCGAAGGCCTTCAGCCAGAGCCCCCACCTGACCAGAGGTGCTGGTGCTGCCCAGAGGACCCACACAGGGGAGAAGCCTTACGAGTGCAACGTCTGTGGTAGAGCCTTCAGCGACTGCTCGGCCGTGA CACACCTCAGAGTCCATTCTGGAGAGAAGCCGTATCAGTGTAAGATTTGTCCGAAGGCCTTTGCCCAGAGCTCCT CTCATGGGAGGACCCACACGGGAGAAAAGCCCCACAAGTGCAGTGA TGGGAAAGCCTTTGGCCGCAGCTCAGCCCTCGTGGTTCACCTGAGGGGCCGCATCCCGGTACCGCAGTGA